A window of Aeromicrobium sp. Root236 contains these coding sequences:
- a CDS encoding GntR family transcriptional regulator has product MSLATIDASSHEPPYEQVRRQIAEGAATGTLPAGHKLPTVRQLATDLGLAANTVAKAYRALEGDGVIETHGRRGTFIASRRLQDAEAEAGAQTYARLARTQGLSLDEAIRLVEKSWTP; this is encoded by the coding sequence ATGAGTCTTGCCACGATCGATGCCTCGAGCCACGAGCCGCCGTACGAGCAGGTGCGCCGGCAGATCGCCGAGGGCGCCGCGACAGGAACCCTTCCCGCCGGCCACAAGCTGCCGACCGTACGCCAGCTCGCCACCGACCTCGGGCTGGCCGCCAACACCGTCGCCAAGGCCTACCGGGCACTCGAGGGCGACGGCGTGATCGAGACGCACGGACGACGAGGCACGTTCATCGCGAGCCGCAGGCTCCAGGATGCCGAGGCGGAGGCCGGCGCCCAGACGTACGCCCGGCTGGCGCGCACGCAGGGCCTGTCGCTCGACGAGGCGATCCGGCTCGTCGAGAAGAGCTGGACTCCCTGA
- the pcrA gene encoding DNA helicase PcrA: MTLPFPVPAAAPDKPADKRRPRSETLLEGLNEAQQAAVSHPGGPLLVVAGAGSGKTRVLTRRVAWLIAARGAHPGSILAITFTNKAAAEMRERVADLVGPRARMMWVSTFHSACVRILRREATRFGFTSSFTIYDAADQRRLMTLVCRDMDLDPKRINPRAVLNWISNLKNELVDHESAAGRADNPTEEIYAEAYKTYQARLQAANAMDFDDLIMNTVHLLQAWPDVRETYRRRFRHILVDEYQDTNHAQYQLIKELTDEESDLLVVGDSDQSIYAFRGANIRNILEFEDDFPNAATILLEQNYRSTQTILSAANAVISRNEGRKDKQLWSAEGDGEKIVGYVGDDERDEAQFIADEIDKLGDEGVAAAKDVAIFYRTNAQSRVFEEVFIRVGLPYRVVGGVRFYERKEIKDALAYVRVLVNPRDAVSLRRIINEPKRGIGERAEAAIQRLATAEDISFWEALTRADEATDLATRSLNAIQSFTATMAELMTMAESGAPADAVLEAALTRSGYLSTLEQSTDPQDETRVENLAELVAVAREFVVGASTVADTLLEEQGVEVVDEEPSEAVDAISDDPDLAAGSLGAFLEQVALVADADQIPDEGDGVVTLMTLHTAKGLEFPVVFLTGLEDGVFPHMRSLADTKELEEERRLAYVGITRARTRLYVTRAATRSAWGAPSYNPPSRFLDELPEALVDWRRVASPPTQWTPSSPSATAQSSFRSSNVAARSKRATREVVSLSAGDRVSHDSFGLGTVIAVEGQGEKSVASVDFGSQGVKRLLLRYAPVEKL, translated from the coding sequence ATGACATTGCCGTTCCCTGTGCCCGCCGCCGCTCCGGACAAGCCCGCCGACAAGCGGCGCCCCCGCTCGGAGACCCTCCTCGAGGGGCTCAACGAGGCTCAGCAGGCGGCCGTGTCGCACCCGGGTGGGCCGCTGCTGGTCGTCGCCGGTGCCGGGTCGGGCAAGACGCGCGTGCTGACCCGTCGCGTCGCGTGGCTGATCGCTGCGCGCGGAGCCCACCCCGGATCGATCCTGGCGATCACGTTCACCAACAAGGCCGCCGCCGAGATGCGCGAGCGCGTCGCCGACCTCGTGGGGCCTCGTGCCCGCATGATGTGGGTTTCGACGTTCCACTCCGCGTGCGTACGCATCCTCCGCCGCGAGGCGACCCGGTTCGGGTTCACGTCGTCCTTCACGATCTACGACGCCGCCGACCAGCGCCGGCTCATGACGCTGGTCTGCCGCGACATGGACCTCGACCCCAAGCGGATCAACCCGCGTGCGGTGCTCAACTGGATCTCCAACCTCAAGAACGAGCTCGTCGACCACGAGTCGGCGGCGGGCCGCGCCGACAACCCCACCGAGGAGATCTACGCCGAGGCCTACAAGACCTATCAGGCGCGCCTGCAGGCGGCCAACGCGATGGACTTCGACGACCTCATCATGAACACGGTCCACCTGCTCCAGGCCTGGCCCGACGTCCGTGAGACCTATCGGCGACGGTTCCGGCACATCCTGGTCGACGAGTACCAGGACACCAACCACGCGCAGTACCAGCTCATCAAGGAGCTGACCGACGAGGAGTCCGACCTGCTCGTCGTAGGCGACTCCGACCAGTCGATCTACGCGTTCCGGGGCGCCAACATCCGCAACATCCTCGAGTTCGAGGACGACTTCCCCAACGCGGCGACGATCCTGCTCGAGCAGAACTACCGGTCGACCCAGACGATCCTGTCGGCGGCCAACGCCGTCATCAGCCGCAACGAGGGCCGCAAGGACAAGCAGCTGTGGTCCGCCGAGGGCGACGGCGAGAAGATCGTCGGCTACGTCGGCGACGACGAGCGCGACGAGGCCCAGTTCATCGCCGACGAGATCGACAAGCTGGGCGACGAGGGCGTCGCGGCCGCCAAGGACGTCGCGATCTTCTATCGCACCAACGCCCAGAGCCGCGTGTTCGAGGAGGTCTTCATCCGCGTCGGCCTGCCCTATCGCGTCGTCGGTGGGGTCAGGTTCTACGAGCGCAAGGAGATCAAGGACGCGCTGGCGTACGTGCGGGTGCTGGTCAACCCGCGCGACGCGGTCTCGCTGCGCCGCATCATCAACGAGCCCAAGCGGGGCATCGGCGAGCGGGCCGAAGCCGCGATCCAGCGCCTGGCCACCGCCGAGGACATCAGCTTCTGGGAGGCGCTCACGCGTGCCGACGAGGCCACCGACCTCGCGACCCGTTCGCTCAACGCGATCCAGTCCTTCACGGCCACGATGGCCGAGCTCATGACGATGGCCGAGTCGGGTGCTCCTGCCGATGCCGTGCTCGAGGCTGCGCTGACCCGCAGCGGCTACCTGTCGACGCTCGAGCAGAGCACGGACCCGCAGGACGAGACACGGGTCGAGAACCTCGCCGAGCTCGTCGCGGTCGCCCGGGAGTTCGTGGTGGGCGCAAGCACGGTCGCCGACACGCTGCTTGAGGAGCAGGGCGTCGAGGTCGTCGACGAGGAGCCCTCGGAGGCCGTCGACGCGATCTCCGACGACCCCGACCTCGCGGCCGGGTCGCTCGGCGCGTTCCTCGAACAGGTCGCACTGGTGGCCGACGCCGACCAGATCCCCGACGAGGGCGACGGCGTCGTGACCCTCATGACGCTGCACACCGCCAAGGGCCTCGAGTTCCCGGTCGTGTTCCTCACGGGCCTCGAGGACGGCGTGTTCCCGCACATGCGCTCCCTCGCCGACACCAAGGAGCTCGAGGAGGAGCGCCGCCTCGCCTACGTCGGCATCACCCGGGCCCGCACCCGCCTCTACGTCACCCGGGCCGCGACCCGCTCGGCCTGGGGCGCTCCGTCCTACAACCCGCCGTCGCGGTTCCTCGACGAGCTGCCCGAGGCGTTGGTCGACTGGCGCCGGGTCGCGTCGCCGCCCACGCAGTGGACGCCCAGCTCCCCGTCGGCGACGGCGCAGTCGTCGTTCCGGTCCTCCAACGTCGCCGCGCGCTCCAAGCGGGCGACCCGCGAGGTCGTGTCATTGTCGGCCGGCGATCGCGTCAGCCACGACAGCTTCGGCCTCGGCACCGTGATCGCGGTCGAGGGCCAGGGCGAGAAGTCGGTCGCCTCCGTC
- the zwf gene encoding glucose-6-phosphate dehydrogenase produces MNEPHLIVLFGATGDLARRKLLPGIMHLLESGLVPESRIIGVSLDDFDDEGFRAFAEKACREFTTRPLNDEQWAAFASLLTYVNVKAGPEALAEAASALEAELGGTPQRLHYLSVPPKAALDVVHTLDAANLVERSRIIMEKPFGTDLASAKALNSQLHEVFAEDQIFRIDHFLGKEAALNILAFRFANGLFEPIWNRNFIDHVQIDVPETLSVEGRSAFYEGTGAFKDMVVTHLFQVLAFMAMEPPTSLDSDSISEEKNKVFRQMLPLDPHHVVRGQYQGYRDEDGVAADSETDTFVALKAEIDNWRWAGVPFYLRTGKKLAEGARIISIAFREPPKSMFPAGSGVGLAGPDHLTFDLADSSKMSLSFYGKRPGPGMRLDKLSMQFAMQETERAGEVLEAYERLIYDAMRGERTLFTTAEGIERLWEISEPLLADPPPVRPYSGGTWGPNAVHQLIAPRAWRLPFERTWRRPNTMAE; encoded by the coding sequence ATGAACGAGCCCCACCTGATCGTGCTGTTCGGTGCCACCGGCGACCTCGCCCGCCGCAAGCTGTTGCCCGGCATCATGCACCTGCTGGAGTCCGGACTCGTGCCGGAGTCCCGGATCATCGGCGTCTCGCTCGACGACTTCGACGACGAGGGCTTCCGCGCGTTCGCCGAGAAGGCGTGCCGGGAGTTCACGACGCGGCCACTCAACGACGAGCAGTGGGCCGCGTTCGCGTCCCTGCTGACGTACGTCAACGTGAAGGCCGGCCCGGAGGCCCTGGCCGAGGCGGCCTCGGCGCTCGAGGCCGAGCTCGGCGGCACCCCGCAGCGCCTGCACTACCTGAGCGTCCCGCCCAAGGCTGCGCTCGACGTCGTGCACACGCTCGACGCTGCCAACCTGGTCGAGCGGTCGCGCATCATCATGGAGAAGCCGTTCGGCACCGACCTGGCCAGCGCCAAGGCGCTCAACTCCCAGCTCCACGAGGTGTTCGCCGAGGACCAGATCTTCCGCATCGACCACTTCCTCGGCAAGGAGGCGGCGCTCAACATCCTGGCGTTCCGCTTCGCCAACGGCCTGTTCGAACCGATCTGGAACCGCAACTTCATCGACCACGTGCAGATCGACGTGCCCGAGACGCTGTCGGTCGAGGGCCGGTCGGCGTTCTACGAGGGCACCGGCGCGTTCAAGGACATGGTCGTCACGCACCTGTTCCAGGTCTTGGCGTTCATGGCGATGGAGCCGCCGACGTCGCTCGACTCGGACTCCATCAGCGAGGAGAAGAACAAGGTCTTCCGCCAGATGCTCCCGCTCGACCCGCACCACGTCGTACGCGGGCAGTACCAGGGCTATCGCGACGAGGACGGCGTCGCCGCCGACTCCGAGACCGACACGTTCGTCGCCCTCAAGGCCGAGATCGACAACTGGCGCTGGGCCGGCGTGCCGTTCTACCTGCGTACCGGCAAGAAGCTCGCCGAGGGGGCCCGCATCATCTCGATCGCGTTCCGCGAGCCGCCCAAGAGCATGTTCCCCGCCGGCTCGGGTGTCGGCCTCGCGGGCCCGGACCACCTGACGTTCGACCTCGCCGACTCGTCCAAGATGTCGCTCTCGTTCTACGGCAAGCGGCCCGGGCCGGGCATGCGGCTCGACAAGCTCAGCATGCAGTTCGCGATGCAGGAGACCGAACGGGCCGGCGAGGTCCTCGAGGCGTACGAGCGGCTGATCTACGACGCGATGCGGGGGGAGCGCACGCTGTTCACGACCGCCGAGGGCATCGAGCGGCTGTGGGAGATCTCCGAGCCGCTGCTCGCCGATCCGCCACCCGTGCGGCCCTACTCGGGCGGCACGTGGGGACCCAACGCCGTGCACCAGCTCATCGCGCCGCGCGCGTGGCGGCTGCCGTTCGAACGTACGTGGCGGCGGCCCAACACGATGGCGGAGTGA
- a CDS encoding GNAT family N-acetyltransferase, giving the protein MTGNVDSRAMDGTVDIRTAGEADFDALTDLWERSARSSHAFMDDEVFAQQRPRVRDLLLPSMDVWVAESGGEPLGFVGAREDVVEMLYVAPEAQGRGLGPSLLSHVDGGAGAHSVEVYADNSVGVAFYTGQGFAEQLRYSVTVAGGTFEVMRLTRPAT; this is encoded by the coding sequence GTGACCGGAAACGTAGACTCGCGTGCCATGGACGGCACGGTCGACATCCGGACGGCGGGCGAGGCCGACTTCGACGCCCTGACCGACCTCTGGGAACGCTCCGCCCGGTCGAGTCATGCGTTCATGGACGACGAGGTCTTCGCCCAGCAACGCCCCCGCGTACGCGACCTGCTGCTCCCCTCGATGGACGTGTGGGTCGCCGAGTCGGGCGGCGAGCCCCTCGGCTTCGTCGGTGCCCGCGAGGACGTGGTCGAGATGCTGTACGTCGCGCCCGAGGCCCAGGGACGCGGACTCGGTCCCAGCCTCCTGTCGCACGTCGACGGTGGCGCCGGGGCACACAGCGTCGAGGTCTACGCCGACAACTCCGTGGGGGTTGCCTTCTACACCGGGCAGGGCTTCGCCGAGCAGCTCCGCTACAGCGTCACGGTCGCCGGTGGGACGTTCGAGGTCATGCGCCTCACGAGGCCCGCCACATGA